In one Salipiger abyssi genomic region, the following are encoded:
- a CDS encoding M48 family metalloprotease: MSAAAARPLAALLIAAALILSAVPARAVTLLRDADIEYALAELAAPVLRAAGLSPSQVGIIVVDDNSLNAFIIDTRNIFIHSGLILKLESPEALQAVIAHEAAHITNGHIARRLGNMRSARTAAALGAALAAATGVATGSGDALAGVMLGTQSAAMRNFLAHTRAEESSADISSIRTLVRAGIDPRGALEVQEIFRGQEALSARRQDPYMQTHPLTRDRLRALQGLVASAGAKAAENPEADYWYARSRAKLSAFQRAPNWTLRRLDRAPSRDIALMSEAVARHRQSDLPRALKAIDAAIALRPRDPFLYDLKGEILLESRRAGPAIQVYSQARQLAPRNAQILAGLGRAQLAAGQYGAALKTLEEARGRDWRDSRVLRDLAVAYAKAGNAGMASEATAQRYALQGRLEDAGIHATRALGLLPRGSAPWRRAQDVLDAAQRAEKNR, encoded by the coding sequence ATGTCCGCTGCCGCCGCAAGACCGCTGGCCGCGCTGCTGATCGCCGCGGCGCTGATACTCTCGGCAGTGCCGGCGCGCGCGGTGACGCTGCTGCGCGATGCCGATATCGAATATGCGCTGGCCGAGCTCGCCGCGCCGGTGCTGCGCGCCGCCGGCCTCAGCCCGTCGCAGGTGGGCATTATCGTGGTCGACGACAACAGCCTGAATGCCTTCATCATCGACACCCGGAACATCTTCATCCATTCCGGCCTGATCCTGAAACTGGAAAGCCCCGAGGCCCTGCAGGCGGTGATCGCGCATGAGGCGGCGCATATCACCAACGGCCATATCGCCCGCCGGCTCGGCAATATGCGCAGCGCCCGCACCGCCGCCGCCCTCGGCGCGGCGCTGGCGGCGGCCACCGGTGTCGCCACCGGCAGCGGCGACGCGCTGGCCGGCGTCATGCTCGGCACCCAGAGCGCCGCGATGCGCAATTTCCTCGCCCATACGCGCGCCGAGGAAAGCTCTGCCGATATCAGCTCGATCCGCACGCTGGTGCGCGCCGGGATCGACCCGCGCGGCGCACTGGAAGTGCAGGAGATCTTTCGCGGGCAGGAGGCGCTCTCCGCCCGCCGTCAGGATCCGTATATGCAGACCCATCCGCTGACCCGCGACCGTTTGCGCGCGCTTCAGGGGCTGGTCGCCTCCGCCGGCGCCAAGGCCGCCGAGAATCCGGAGGCGGACTACTGGTACGCCCGCAGCCGCGCCAAGCTCTCGGCCTTCCAGCGCGCGCCGAACTGGACGCTGCGGCGGCTCGACCGGGCGCCGAGCCGCGATATCGCCCTGATGAGCGAGGCGGTGGCACGGCACCGGCAATCGGACCTGCCGCGCGCGCTCAAGGCCATCGACGCCGCCATCGCGCTGCGCCCGCGTGATCCGTTCCTCTACGATCTCAAGGGCGAGATCCTGCTCGAATCCCGCCGCGCCGGCCCGGCCATTCAGGTCTATTCGCAGGCCCGGCAACTGGCGCCGCGCAACGCCCAGATCCTTGCCGGGCTCGGCCGGGCGCAGCTCGCGGCGGGGCAGTACGGCGCCGCGCTGAAGACGCTGGAAGAGGCGCGTGGCCGCGACTGGCGCGACAGCCGCGTGCTGCGCGACCTTGCCGTGGCCTATGCCAAGGCGGGCAATGCCGGCATGGCCTCCGAGGCCACGGCGCAGCGCTATGCGCTGCAAGGCCGTCTGGAGGATGCCGGCATCCACGCCACCCGCGCGCTCGGCCTGCTGCCGCGCGGTTCCGCCCCATGGCGCCGCGCGCAGGACGTGCTAGACGCGGCGCAACGTGCCGAAAAAAACCGCTGA
- a CDS encoding DsbA family protein: MLTRLTRPATALALAAGIAAAAPAPSRAQEVDFSAMTPEQRQAFGEQVRAYLMENPQVIMEAVSVLEAQQAEQQAAADEQIVADNADALYRDGYSWVGGNPDGDITIVEFSDYRCGYCRKAFPEVEELIESDGNIRFIMKEFPILGEASVTSSRFAIATLMEAGPEAYKSVHDALMTLEGEPSEPVLRRLAGTLGLDVDAIIARMSDEEITRRIQETRALAARLKINGTPSFVFGGEMLRGYVPLDSMREIAAQIRSDR; encoded by the coding sequence ATGCTGACCCGACTGACCCGCCCCGCCACCGCGCTCGCGCTCGCCGCCGGGATCGCCGCCGCCGCCCCTGCCCCGTCCCGGGCGCAGGAGGTCGACTTTTCCGCCATGACGCCGGAACAGCGCCAGGCCTTCGGCGAGCAGGTCCGCGCCTATCTGATGGAGAACCCGCAGGTCATCATGGAAGCGGTGAGCGTGCTCGAAGCGCAGCAGGCCGAACAGCAGGCCGCCGCCGACGAGCAGATCGTGGCGGACAATGCCGATGCGCTCTATCGCGACGGCTATTCCTGGGTCGGCGGCAATCCGGATGGCGACATCACCATCGTGGAATTCTCCGATTACCGTTGCGGCTATTGCCGCAAGGCGTTCCCCGAGGTCGAGGAGCTGATCGAGAGCGACGGCAATATCCGCTTTATCATGAAGGAATTCCCGATCCTCGGCGAAGCCTCGGTGACCTCCTCGCGCTTTGCCATCGCGACGCTGATGGAGGCCGGCCCCGAGGCCTATAAATCGGTGCATGACGCGCTGATGACACTGGAGGGCGAGCCCTCGGAGCCGGTGCTGCGCCGCCTTGCCGGCACGCTGGGTCTGGATGTCGACGCGATCATCGCGCGCATGTCGGACGAAGAGATCACCCGCCGCATCCAGGAAACCCGCGCGCTGGCCGCGCGGCTCAAGATCAACGGCACGCCGAGCTTTGTGTTTGGCGGCGAGATGCTGCGCGGATATGTGCCGCTCGACAGCATGCGCGAGATCGCGGCGCAGATCCGCTCCGATCGCTGA
- a CDS encoding sensor histidine kinase, giving the protein MADGAGKLPGTGAAVSPPVDYAQIRRFEAPFANRRYLRHVILGLCCLLFWRTYGSALLPLWFAVFMLAQFAYALVLRGLPESGPPLLMRRVLIMQTLNSLLFCLPGLSLWIAGDMQAWLYSLLFLTAGGLNALAMRAHLRAALRIDLAVITGAVLVRVGWLLWQAPYAPDSWMLAVAMLALYGVFMKAAFDLRGMHAQLQAHIAERDARERQRALSQFTGGVAHDFNNLLTVVLGNMELARLSVAPDERDALMTEAERAARRGAELTTQLLALSRNARLSPVAQLPASLLETVAGRARRELLGPWHRVTLRVAPGLRPVYADPEKLHSALLELIGNARDAMPSGGEIVLTAKPCPHGDGSALRFGIADEGSGIPEHLRDKVFEPYFTTKPRGQGSGLGLPMVRGFVEQSNGKMTVEPREGGGMQIWLDLPMAQASAAPGSGASGSGEARP; this is encoded by the coding sequence GTGGCGGACGGTGCCGGGAAACTGCCGGGCACCGGTGCCGCCGTGTCGCCTCCGGTCGATTATGCGCAGATCCGCCGCTTCGAGGCGCCCTTTGCCAATCGGCGCTATCTGCGTCATGTGATCCTCGGCCTGTGCTGCCTGCTGTTCTGGCGCACCTACGGCAGTGCACTTCTGCCGCTTTGGTTCGCGGTTTTCATGCTCGCGCAGTTCGCCTATGCGCTGGTGCTGCGCGGCCTTCCGGAAAGCGGGCCGCCGCTTCTGATGCGGCGCGTGCTGATCATGCAGACGCTCAACAGCCTGCTGTTCTGCCTGCCCGGCCTCTCTCTCTGGATCGCGGGAGACATGCAGGCGTGGCTTTATTCCCTGCTGTTTCTGACGGCGGGCGGGCTCAACGCCCTGGCGATGCGCGCGCATCTCCGGGCGGCGCTGCGCATCGACCTTGCGGTGATCACGGGGGCGGTGCTGGTGCGCGTCGGCTGGCTGCTCTGGCAGGCACCTTACGCGCCGGACAGCTGGATGCTGGCGGTGGCGATGCTGGCGCTCTACGGCGTCTTTATGAAGGCGGCGTTCGACCTGCGGGGCATGCACGCACAGTTGCAGGCTCATATCGCCGAGCGCGACGCGCGCGAACGGCAACGCGCGCTTAGCCAGTTCACCGGCGGTGTGGCGCATGATTTCAACAATCTGCTGACGGTGGTGCTGGGCAATATGGAGCTGGCGCGGCTGAGCGTGGCGCCGGACGAGCGCGATGCGCTGATGACCGAGGCCGAGCGTGCGGCCCGGCGCGGTGCCGAATTGACCACACAGCTGCTGGCGCTGTCGCGCAATGCGCGCCTCAGCCCGGTGGCGCAGCTTCCCGCGTCGCTGCTCGAAACGGTGGCCGGACGTGCGCGGCGCGAGCTGCTCGGCCCGTGGCACCGGGTGACGCTGCGAGTCGCGCCGGGGCTGAGACCGGTCTATGCGGATCCGGAAAAGCTGCATTCGGCGCTGCTCGAGCTGATCGGCAATGCCCGCGACGCGATGCCTTCGGGCGGCGAGATCGTCCTGACCGCGAAGCCGTGCCCGCATGGCGATGGCAGCGCGCTGCGCTTCGGTATCGCGGATGAGGGCAGCGGCATCCCCGAGCATCTGCGCGACAAGGTGTTCGAGCCGTATTTCACCACCAAACCGCGCGGGCAGGGCTCCGGGCTGGGGCTGCCCATGGTGCGCGGGTTTGTCGAGCAGTCCAATGGCAAGATGACGGTTGAGCCGCGCGAGGGCGGAGGCATGCAGATCTGGCTCGACCTGCCCATGGCGCAGGCGTCAGCGGCGCCCGGCTCCGGCGCATCGGGGAGTGGAGAGGCGCGCCCCTGA
- the ispG gene encoding flavodoxin-dependent (E)-4-hydroxy-3-methylbut-2-enyl-diphosphate synthase, which produces MSHNPIRPWRSIERRKSRRIMVGNVPVGGDAPISVQTMTNTATTDVRATVEQVQRAAEAGADIVRVSVPDEASSKALKEIVRESPVPIVADIHFHYKRGIESAEAGAACLRINPGNIGSPERVREVIAAARDHGCSMRIGVNGGSLEKHLLEKYGEPCPEAMVESALDHIRILEDNDFHEFKISVKASDVFLSAAAYQGLAEVTDKPIHLGITEAGGLTSGTIKSAIGLGNLLWMGIGDTLRVSLSADPVEEIKVGYEILKSLGLRHRGVNIISCPSCARQGFDVIKTVEALEERLEHIKTPMSLSIIGCVVNGPGEALMTDVGFTGGGAGSGMVYLAGKASHKMSNAQMIDHIVEEVEKKAAEIEAEASSAQAAE; this is translated from the coding sequence ATGAGCCACAATCCCATCCGTCCCTGGCGCAGCATCGAGCGGCGCAAGTCGCGCCGGATCATGGTGGGCAATGTGCCCGTGGGCGGTGACGCCCCGATCAGCGTGCAGACCATGACCAACACCGCGACCACCGATGTCAGGGCGACGGTGGAGCAGGTGCAGCGCGCCGCCGAGGCGGGTGCCGATATCGTGCGCGTCTCGGTGCCCGACGAGGCCAGCTCGAAGGCACTGAAGGAGATCGTGCGCGAAAGCCCGGTGCCGATCGTCGCGGATATCCATTTCCACTATAAGCGCGGCATCGAGAGCGCCGAAGCCGGTGCCGCCTGCCTGCGCATCAACCCCGGCAATATCGGCAGCCCCGAGCGCGTGCGCGAGGTGATCGCCGCCGCCCGCGATCACGGCTGCTCCATGCGTATCGGCGTCAATGGCGGCAGCCTCGAAAAGCACCTGCTGGAGAAATACGGCGAGCCGTGCCCCGAGGCGATGGTGGAAAGCGCGCTCGATCATATCCGCATTCTAGAAGACAACGATTTCCACGAGTTCAAGATCTCGGTGAAGGCGTCCGACGTCTTCCTCTCCGCCGCAGCCTATCAGGGGCTGGCCGAGGTCACCGACAAGCCCATCCATCTCGGCATCACCGAGGCCGGCGGGCTGACCTCGGGCACGATCAAATCCGCCATCGGGCTCGGCAACCTGCTCTGGATGGGCATCGGCGACACGCTGCGCGTCTCGCTCTCCGCCGATCCGGTGGAGGAGATCAAGGTCGGCTACGAGATCCTGAAATCGCTGGGGCTGCGCCATCGCGGTGTGAACATCATCTCCTGCCCGTCCTGCGCGCGGCAGGGCTTTGACGTGATCAAGACCGTCGAGGCGCTGGAGGAGCGGCTGGAGCATATCAAGACGCCGATGAGCCTCTCGATCATCGGCTGCGTGGTGAACGGGCCGGGCGAGGCGCTGATGACCGATGTCGGCTTTACCGGCGGCGGCGCCGGCAGCGGCATGGTCTATCTGGCCGGCAAGGCCAGTCACAAGATGTCGAACGCGCAGATGATCGACCATATCGTCGAGGAGGTCGAGAAGAAGGCCGCCGAGATCGAGGCCGAGGCCTCCAGCGCCCAGGCCGCGGAGTAA
- a CDS encoding helix-turn-helix domain-containing protein gives MIGRKSLRKPEEVAEDGPRGFDDFALRLGDVMRGERATMGKSLLDVQRELRIKASYIAAIENCDPSAFDTPGFIAGYVRSYARYLGMDPDECFQHFCAESGFAVAHGMSDKASTIRKAQPGETPRPAARDPFEEPRMPFAPSGDSFLSRIEPGAIGSLLVLVALIGGIGYGGWAVLREVQRVQLAPVDQTPVVLSELDPVEAAGIPETDDVAGESVARADGVGAFSPPASEAMDRLYRPQALDVPVLVARDAPISSLDPATVGAFAQRGMTPPSPVMAPDGSERQFAQAQQPQRISASATLPGAVTLVAVRPAWVRVRGTTGNVIFERVMDAGETWTVPRDEAEARLNVGESGAIYFAMNGRTYGPAGPSGSVTSDLPLVPELLNAAYTPADPQRDGDLQRVLADMGQFNGNAGQGVPGNPKVLEDGAPGVMMIAVRPAWVRVRAADGSVIYESIMNAGDTFKLPATEDPATLRVGESGAIYFAVNGQTYGPAGDRGAVTANLALSVDNLTQTYAVADASRDADLERVVAELNSAVTD, from the coding sequence ATGATCGGGCGGAAATCCCTACGTAAGCCGGAAGAGGTGGCCGAGGACGGCCCGCGCGGGTTTGACGACTTCGCGCTACGGCTCGGTGACGTCATGCGCGGCGAGCGTGCGACAATGGGCAAATCGCTGCTGGATGTGCAGCGCGAGCTGCGCATCAAGGCGAGCTACATTGCCGCGATCGAGAATTGCGACCCTTCCGCATTTGACACGCCCGGGTTCATCGCCGGCTATGTGCGCTCCTATGCGCGCTATCTGGGCATGGATCCCGACGAGTGCTTCCAGCATTTCTGTGCCGAGAGCGGCTTTGCCGTGGCGCATGGCATGTCCGACAAGGCCTCGACGATCCGCAAGGCGCAGCCCGGCGAAACGCCGCGCCCCGCCGCGCGCGATCCGTTCGAAGAGCCGCGCATGCCCTTTGCGCCCTCGGGCGATTCCTTCCTGTCGCGCATCGAGCCCGGCGCCATCGGCTCGCTGCTAGTGCTGGTCGCGCTGATCGGCGGCATCGGCTATGGCGGCTGGGCGGTCCTGCGCGAGGTGCAGCGCGTGCAGCTGGCGCCGGTCGATCAGACCCCGGTGGTTCTGAGCGAGCTTGATCCGGTCGAGGCTGCCGGCATCCCCGAGACGGATGACGTGGCCGGAGAGTCGGTCGCGCGTGCCGATGGTGTGGGCGCGTTCTCGCCGCCGGCGTCGGAGGCGATGGACCGGCTCTACCGTCCGCAGGCGCTTGACGTGCCGGTTCTGGTGGCGCGCGACGCGCCGATTTCCTCGCTCGATCCCGCCACCGTGGGCGCCTTTGCCCAGCGTGGCATGACCCCGCCGTCGCCGGTCATGGCGCCGGACGGCTCGGAGCGGCAATTCGCGCAGGCGCAGCAGCCGCAGCGCATTTCTGCCTCGGCGACGCTGCCCGGTGCTGTGACGCTGGTGGCGGTGCGCCCGGCCTGGGTGCGGGTGCGCGGCACCACCGGCAATGTGATCTTTGAGCGTGTGATGGACGCGGGCGAGACCTGGACCGTGCCGCGCGACGAGGCCGAGGCGCGGCTCAATGTCGGCGAATCCGGTGCGATCTATTTCGCCATGAACGGCCGGACCTACGGCCCTGCCGGCCCCAGCGGGTCGGTGACCAGCGATCTGCCGCTGGTGCCGGAGTTGCTCAACGCCGCCTATACGCCCGCCGATCCGCAGCGCGATGGCGATCTCCAGCGCGTGCTGGCGGATATGGGCCAGTTCAACGGCAACGCGGGGCAGGGCGTGCCCGGCAATCCCAAAGTGCTCGAAGACGGCGCGCCCGGCGTGATGATGATCGCCGTGCGCCCGGCCTGGGTGCGGGTGCGCGCCGCCGACGGCTCGGTGATCTACGAGTCGATCATGAATGCCGGCGACACGTTCAAGCTTCCCGCCACCGAGGATCCCGCCACGCTGCGCGTCGGCGAATCCGGCGCGATCTATTTCGCGGTGAACGGTCAGACCTACGGCCCCGCCGGCGATCGTGGCGCGGTCACCGCCAATCTCGCGCTCTCGGTCGACAACCTGACGCAGACCTACGCGGTCGCCGACGCCTCGCGCGACGCCGATCTCGAACGCGTGGTCGCCGAGCTGAACAGCGCCGTCACCGACTGA
- the hemA gene encoding 5-aminolevulinate synthase, translated as MDYTAKLDDALNRLHEEGRYRTFIDIERKNGQFPHATWRKADGSEQPITVWCGNDYLGMGQHPAVLAAMHEAIDATGAGSGGTRNISGTTVYHKRLEAELADLHGKDAALVFSSAYIANDATLSTLPKLFPGLIIYSDELNHASMIEGIKRNGGAKRIFRHNDLAHLRELLEADDPATPKLIAFESVYSMDGDFGPIAEICDLADEFNALTYLDEVHAVGMYGPRGGGVAERDRLAHRIDIINGTLGKAFGVFGGYIAASDKMCDAIRSYAPGFIFTTSIPPAVAAGAAASIAHLKTDQALRDQHQTQARILKTRLKGMGLPIIDHGSHIVPVIVGDPVHTKQLSDMLLDGYGIYVQPINFPTVPRGTERLRFTPSPVHGPDEMDTLIRALDALWSHCALNRQELSA; from the coding sequence GTGGACTACACCGCGAAGCTCGACGACGCCCTGAACCGCCTGCATGAAGAGGGGCGTTACCGCACCTTTATCGACATCGAGCGGAAGAACGGTCAGTTTCCCCACGCCACCTGGCGCAAGGCGGATGGCAGCGAACAGCCGATCACCGTCTGGTGTGGCAATGATTACCTCGGCATGGGCCAGCACCCGGCGGTGCTCGCCGCGATGCACGAGGCCATCGACGCCACCGGCGCCGGCTCGGGCGGCACGCGCAACATCTCGGGCACCACGGTCTATCACAAGCGGCTGGAGGCGGAGCTCGCCGATCTGCACGGCAAGGATGCGGCGCTGGTCTTTTCCTCGGCCTATATCGCCAACGACGCGACGCTCTCGACCCTGCCCAAGCTGTTCCCCGGGCTCATCATCTATTCCGACGAGCTGAACCACGCCTCGATGATCGAGGGGATCAAGCGCAATGGCGGCGCCAAGCGCATCTTCCGGCACAACGATCTGGCGCATCTGCGCGAGCTGCTGGAGGCCGACGATCCGGCGACGCCCAAGCTCATCGCCTTTGAATCGGTCTATTCGATGGATGGCGATTTCGGCCCGATTGCCGAGATCTGCGATCTCGCCGACGAGTTCAACGCGCTGACCTATCTCGACGAGGTGCACGCGGTCGGCATGTATGGCCCGCGCGGCGGCGGCGTGGCCGAGCGCGACCGGCTGGCGCATCGCATCGACATCATCAACGGCACGCTGGGCAAGGCCTTCGGCGTGTTCGGCGGCTATATCGCCGCCAGCGACAAGATGTGCGACGCGATCCGCTCTTATGCGCCGGGCTTTATCTTTACCACCTCGATCCCGCCGGCGGTTGCGGCGGGGGCGGCGGCCTCCATCGCGCATCTCAAGACCGATCAGGCGCTGCGCGACCAGCACCAGACCCAGGCCCGCATCCTCAAGACCCGGCTCAAGGGCATGGGCCTGCCGATCATCGACCATGGCAGCCATATCGTGCCGGTGATCGTCGGCGATCCGGTGCATACCAAGCAGCTTTCGGACATGCTGCTCGACGGCTACGGCATCTATGTGCAGCCGATCAACTTCCCCACCGTGCCGCGCGGCACCGAGCGTCTGCGCTTTACGCCCTCGCCGGTGCACGGCCCCGACGAGATGGACACGCTGATCCGCGCGCTCGACGCGCTGTGGTCGCATTGCGCGCTGAATCGGCAGGAGCTGAGCGCCTGA
- a CDS encoding 5-aminolevulinate synthase: protein MSAFIVSLPPAPFLVLGTAAGYALATIGMKFASQGQSLPGIVLTALGFLIAFLSEIWLMRQAELPVIYIAIIAVETLMVLLYAAWIGEGPSLKQALGAGIVLAGLVVAG, encoded by the coding sequence ATGTCGGCATTCATCGTCTCACTGCCCCCCGCCCCGTTTCTCGTTCTCGGCACCGCCGCCGGCTACGCGCTTGCCACCATCGGCATGAAATTTGCCTCGCAAGGCCAGAGCCTGCCGGGTATCGTATTGACCGCGCTCGGCTTTCTCATCGCCTTTCTGTCCGAAATCTGGCTGATGCGCCAGGCCGAACTGCCGGTGATCTACATCGCGATCATCGCGGTGGAAACCCTCATGGTGCTGCTCTACGCCGCCTGGATCGGCGAGGGGCCGAGCCTGAAACAGGCGCTTGGCGCGGGCATAGTGCTGGCCGGGCTGGTGGTGGCCGGCTGA
- a CDS encoding M20/M25/M40 family metallo-hydrolase: MSLDAVLARIDTDLPAATDRLLELLRIPSISTDPAYKAECDRAADWLVADLQSLGVTVEKRPTPGHPMVVGHVDGDGPHILFYGHYDVQPVDPLELWNRDPFDPAIEETPKGKVIRGRGAADDKGQLMTFIEACRAWKAEYGGLPCKITFFLEGEEESGSPSLVPFMKENAEELKADLALICDTGLFQSRTPAIMTMLRGLLGEELTITGPDKDLHSGMYGGIAINPARVLTRILGNLFDDHGVIQVPELYEGVPELSPELKAQWQGLGFDSEAFLKDVGLSVPAGEDSVTPLEMIWARPTAEINGIWGGYTGDGFKTVLPSQAHAKISFRLVGTQDPEAIRRNFRAWVEAQLPADCKIAWKDHSCSPASQMSTEHPVFEAARMALSDEWPDPAAYAGCGGSIPIAGYFKSILGMDAMLVGWGKDDDQIHSPNEKYDMESYHKGIRSWARILSAMTA; this comes from the coding sequence ATGTCTCTCGACGCCGTTCTCGCCCGTATCGACACCGATCTGCCCGCCGCGACCGACCGGCTGCTCGAGCTGCTGCGAATCCCCTCGATCTCGACCGACCCCGCCTACAAGGCCGAATGCGACCGCGCCGCCGACTGGCTGGTGGCGGATCTGCAATCGCTGGGCGTGACGGTCGAAAAGCGCCCCACCCCCGGCCATCCGATGGTGGTGGGCCATGTGGACGGCGACGGCCCGCATATCCTGTTCTACGGCCATTATGACGTCCAGCCGGTCGATCCGCTGGAGCTCTGGAACCGCGACCCGTTCGATCCCGCCATCGAGGAGACGCCCAAGGGCAAGGTGATCCGCGGCCGCGGCGCGGCGGATGACAAGGGCCAGCTCATGACCTTCATCGAGGCCTGCCGGGCGTGGAAGGCCGAATATGGCGGCCTGCCCTGCAAGATCACCTTCTTCCTTGAGGGCGAGGAGGAAAGCGGCTCGCCCTCGCTGGTGCCCTTCATGAAGGAGAACGCCGAAGAGCTGAAAGCCGATCTCGCGCTGATCTGCGACACCGGTCTGTTTCAGTCCAGGACGCCGGCGATCATGACCATGCTGCGTGGTCTGCTGGGCGAAGAGCTGACGATCACCGGCCCCGACAAGGATCTGCATTCGGGCATGTATGGCGGCATCGCCATCAACCCCGCCCGCGTGCTGACGCGCATCCTCGGCAATCTCTTCGACGATCACGGCGTCATTCAGGTGCCAGAACTTTACGAGGGCGTGCCGGAGCTCTCGCCCGAGCTGAAGGCGCAATGGCAGGGGCTGGGCTTTGACTCCGAGGCCTTCCTGAAGGATGTCGGCCTCTCGGTGCCGGCGGGCGAGGACAGCGTCACGCCGCTGGAGATGATCTGGGCGCGGCCCACCGCCGAGATCAACGGCATCTGGGGCGGCTATACCGGCGACGGGTTCAAGACCGTGCTGCCCAGCCAGGCCCATGCCAAGATCAGCTTCCGCCTCGTGGGCACGCAGGATCCGGAAGCGATCCGCAGGAACTTCCGCGCCTGGGTCGAGGCCCAGCTGCCCGCCGACTGCAAGATCGCGTGGAAGGATCACAGCTGCTCGCCCGCCTCGCAGATGTCGACCGAGCATCCGGTGTTCGAGGCGGCGCGCATGGCGCTATCTGACGAATGGCCGGACCCGGCGGCCTATGCCGGCTGCGGCGGCTCGATCCCCATCGCGGGCTATTTCAAGTCGATCCTGGGCATGGACGCGATGCTCGTGGGCTGGGGCAAGGATGACGACCAGATCCACTCGCCCAACGAGAAATACGACATGGAAAGCTATCACAAGGGCATCCGCAGCTGGGCGCGCATCCTTTCCGCGATGACCGCCTGA
- a CDS encoding alpha/beta fold hydrolase — protein sequence MSQTHDTPLRADINDTPLRADINGQSIAYEIAGRGPPLLLLHGYPQCRALWRPLIPALSDAFTVIAADLRGYGDSSMPETMEAMSFRNMGADMLALMDHLGFDRFHLAGHDRGARVSHRLALDAPERLLAVTLMDIVPTHHLLSHCTQEVARAYYHWFFLAQPAPFPETLIGHDPQTYFERCLLGFGKAALTDFAPGPLAEYRRAWAQPGAIRAGCNDYRAAIDVDFHHDAADLHRRVACPAQVLYGAEGAMARLMDVPATWAERLEHMQARAIPGGHFFPDQSPKETAQALRSFHLAHAG from the coding sequence ATGAGCCAGACGCATGACACGCCCCTCAGGGCCGATATCAATGACACGCCCCTCAGGGCCGATATCAACGGACAGAGCATCGCCTACGAGATCGCGGGCCGCGGCCCGCCGCTCCTGCTGCTGCACGGCTATCCGCAATGCCGCGCGCTCTGGCGCCCGCTGATCCCGGCGCTTTCCGACGCCTTCACCGTGATCGCCGCCGATCTGCGCGGCTATGGCGACAGCTCCATGCCCGAGACGATGGAGGCGATGAGCTTTCGCAATATGGGCGCCGACATGCTGGCGCTGATGGATCATCTGGGCTTTGACCGGTTTCACCTCGCCGGGCACGACCGTGGCGCGCGGGTGAGCCACCGGCTGGCGCTGGATGCGCCGGAACGCCTGCTCGCGGTGACCCTGATGGATATCGTGCCCACGCATCACCTGCTCTCGCATTGCACGCAGGAGGTGGCGCGGGCCTATTACCACTGGTTCTTTCTCGCCCAGCCCGCGCCCTTCCCCGAAACCCTGATCGGCCACGATCCGCAGACCTATTTCGAGCGCTGCCTGCTGGGGTTCGGCAAGGCGGCGCTGACGGATTTCGCGCCCGGGCCGCTGGCGGAATACCGCCGCGCCTGGGCGCAGCCCGGGGCGATCCGCGCCGGCTGCAACGATTACCGCGCCGCCATCGACGTGGATTTTCACCACGACGCCGCCGACCTGCACCGCCGCGTGGCATGCCCCGCCCAGGTACTCTACGGTGCCGAGGGCGCCATGGCGCGGCTGATGGATGTGCCCGCGACCTGGGCCGAGCGGCTGGAACATATGCAGGCGCGCGCGATCCCAGGCGGGCATTTCTTTCCCGACCAGTCGCCGAAAGAGACCGCGCAGGCGCTGCGGAGCTTCCATCTCGCCCACGCCGGCTAG